A stretch of the Xiphophorus couchianus chromosome 15, X_couchianus-1.0, whole genome shotgun sequence genome encodes the following:
- the tube1 gene encoding tubulin epsilon chain isoform X2: MTQSIVVQVGQCGNQVGCRFWDLALREHAHVNKRGLYDEALSSFFRNVDPRKSGGGACYVGGRIQHLKARAVLIDMEEGVVHGILQGPLREVFDSAQLLTDVSGSGNNWAVGNLTYGSAYRDSIVNKLRKAAEHCDCLQCFFLIHSMGGGSGLGTRVLSLLKEEFPDVCRIVTAMYPSAEDDVITSPYNSVLAMRELTEHADCVLPVENQSLVDIVNKISLMSHNAKPGCVLKKESTVTSGQGGVSPTERPFDAMNNIVANLLLNITSSSRFEGSLNMDLNEIAMNLVPFPRLHYLVPSLTPLYTLADVNIPTRRLDQMFSDAFSKEHQLIRADPKHSLYLACALMVRGNVQVSDLRRNIERLRPSLPFVSWNQEGWKTGLCSVPPVGHTHSLLALANNTCVKPTFMELRDRFTKLYKKKAHLHHYLHIDGMEQSAFSEALSSLSALIEEYHHLDATKARLIPDAPRLSIAR, translated from the exons ATGACTCAGTCAATTGTTGTTCAAG TCGGGCAGTGTGGAAACCAGGTCGGTTGCAGATTCTGGGATCTGGCTCTGCGCGAGCACGCACACGTCAACAAG AGAGGATTGTACGACGAGGCCCTCAGCAGCTTCTTCCGTAATGTGGATCCAAG GAAAAGTGGTGGTGGAGCGTGTTATGTTGGAGGGAGGATCCAACACCTGAAGGCTAGA GCGGTCTTGATCGACATGGAGGAGGGCGTGGTCCACGGGATCCTGCAGGGCCCACTGAGGGAAGTGTTTGACAGCGCTCAGCTCCTCACGGACGTTTCGGGTTCAGGCAACAACTG GGCTGTTGGGAACCTGACGTACGGCTCGGCCTACAGGGATTCCATAGTGAACAAACTGAGAAAGGCAGCCGAACACTGTGACTGTCTCCAGTGCTTCTTCCTCATTCACTCAATGGGAGGAG GGTCCGGTCTGGGGACCAGAGTGCTCAGCCTGCTGAAGGAGGAGTTTCCTGATGTTTGTCGCATTGTCACTGCCATGTATCCATCAGCAGAAGATGATGTCATCACTTCTCCCTATAACAGTGTCCTTGCTATGAGAGAGCTGACGGAGCATGCAGATTGTGTCCTGCCTGTTGAAAACCAG TCTCTGGTGGACATCGTGAACAAGATCAGTCTCATGTCTCATAATGCAAAACCTGGATGTGTGCTAAAGAAAGAAAGCACAGTCACCTCTGGACAGGGGGGGGTCAGTCCAACAGAGAGGCCATTTGATGCCATGAATAACATAGTAGCTAACCTGCTGCTCAACATCACCAG ttcttcaCGTTTTGAGGGTTCTCTCAACATGGATTTGAATGAGATCGCCATGAATCTGGTCCCCTTCCCTCGTTTACATTACCTAGTGCCCAGCCTCACGCCCCTGTACACACTGGCGGATGTCAACATTCCTACTAGAAG ATTGGATCAGATGTTCAGCGACGCCTTCAGTAAGGAGCACCAGCTGATCCGGGCCGACCCAAAGCACAGCCTCTACTTGGCCTGTGCTCTGATGGTCCGGGGCAACGTGCAGGTGTCTGACCTCCGCAGGAACATCGAGAG GCTGAGACCATCACTGCCCTTCGTGTCGTGGAATCAGGAGGGCTGGAAGACGGGCCTGTGCTCCGTCCCCCCTGTAGGACACACCCACTCCCTGCTGGCGCTGGCCAACAACACCTGTGTGAAGCCCACCTTCATGGAGCTGAGAGACCGCTTCACAAAGCTCTACAAGAAGAAG GCTCACTTACACCACTATCTGCACATAGACGGCATGGAGCAGAGCGCCTTCTCTGAGGCGCTGTCCTCTCTCAGTGCACTGATTGAGGAGTATCATCATCTGGACGCCACAAAAGCCCGACTCATACCGGACGCACCCAGACTCTCCATTGCCAGATGA
- the tube1 gene encoding tubulin epsilon chain isoform X1, which translates to MTQSIVVQVGQCGNQVGCRFWDLALREHAHVNKRGLYDEALSSFFRNVDPRKSGGGACYVGGRIQHLKARAVLIDMEEGVVHGILQGPLREVFDSAQLLTDVSGSGNNWAVGNLTYGSAYRDSIVNKLRKAAEHCDCLQCFFLIHSMGGGTGSGLGTRVLSLLKEEFPDVCRIVTAMYPSAEDDVITSPYNSVLAMRELTEHADCVLPVENQSLVDIVNKISLMSHNAKPGCVLKKESTVTSGQGGVSPTERPFDAMNNIVANLLLNITSSSRFEGSLNMDLNEIAMNLVPFPRLHYLVPSLTPLYTLADVNIPTRRLDQMFSDAFSKEHQLIRADPKHSLYLACALMVRGNVQVSDLRRNIERLRPSLPFVSWNQEGWKTGLCSVPPVGHTHSLLALANNTCVKPTFMELRDRFTKLYKKKAHLHHYLHIDGMEQSAFSEALSSLSALIEEYHHLDATKARLIPDAPRLSIAR; encoded by the exons ATGACTCAGTCAATTGTTGTTCAAG TCGGGCAGTGTGGAAACCAGGTCGGTTGCAGATTCTGGGATCTGGCTCTGCGCGAGCACGCACACGTCAACAAG AGAGGATTGTACGACGAGGCCCTCAGCAGCTTCTTCCGTAATGTGGATCCAAG GAAAAGTGGTGGTGGAGCGTGTTATGTTGGAGGGAGGATCCAACACCTGAAGGCTAGA GCGGTCTTGATCGACATGGAGGAGGGCGTGGTCCACGGGATCCTGCAGGGCCCACTGAGGGAAGTGTTTGACAGCGCTCAGCTCCTCACGGACGTTTCGGGTTCAGGCAACAACTG GGCTGTTGGGAACCTGACGTACGGCTCGGCCTACAGGGATTCCATAGTGAACAAACTGAGAAAGGCAGCCGAACACTGTGACTGTCTCCAGTGCTTCTTCCTCATTCACTCAATGGGAGGAG GTACAGGGTCCGGTCTGGGGACCAGAGTGCTCAGCCTGCTGAAGGAGGAGTTTCCTGATGTTTGTCGCATTGTCACTGCCATGTATCCATCAGCAGAAGATGATGTCATCACTTCTCCCTATAACAGTGTCCTTGCTATGAGAGAGCTGACGGAGCATGCAGATTGTGTCCTGCCTGTTGAAAACCAG TCTCTGGTGGACATCGTGAACAAGATCAGTCTCATGTCTCATAATGCAAAACCTGGATGTGTGCTAAAGAAAGAAAGCACAGTCACCTCTGGACAGGGGGGGGTCAGTCCAACAGAGAGGCCATTTGATGCCATGAATAACATAGTAGCTAACCTGCTGCTCAACATCACCAG ttcttcaCGTTTTGAGGGTTCTCTCAACATGGATTTGAATGAGATCGCCATGAATCTGGTCCCCTTCCCTCGTTTACATTACCTAGTGCCCAGCCTCACGCCCCTGTACACACTGGCGGATGTCAACATTCCTACTAGAAG ATTGGATCAGATGTTCAGCGACGCCTTCAGTAAGGAGCACCAGCTGATCCGGGCCGACCCAAAGCACAGCCTCTACTTGGCCTGTGCTCTGATGGTCCGGGGCAACGTGCAGGTGTCTGACCTCCGCAGGAACATCGAGAG GCTGAGACCATCACTGCCCTTCGTGTCGTGGAATCAGGAGGGCTGGAAGACGGGCCTGTGCTCCGTCCCCCCTGTAGGACACACCCACTCCCTGCTGGCGCTGGCCAACAACACCTGTGTGAAGCCCACCTTCATGGAGCTGAGAGACCGCTTCACAAAGCTCTACAAGAAGAAG GCTCACTTACACCACTATCTGCACATAGACGGCATGGAGCAGAGCGCCTTCTCTGAGGCGCTGTCCTCTCTCAGTGCACTGATTGAGGAGTATCATCATCTGGACGCCACAAAAGCCCGACTCATACCGGACGCACCCAGACTCTCCATTGCCAGATGA